The Granulicella sp. 5B5 nucleotide sequence GGGGCATGGTACACACCCGCCTCGGCCTCGACCTCGGCGAACTGGCCGTCCTCCTTGTCTTCAGCTGTTACTTTCTCTTCTACGGCCTGGTTCCGCTCTTCGGCGGCGACCAGCTCGGCCTCGTCGGTGCCGACGAGCCACGCTACGCCCAGATCGCCCGCGAGATGCTCGCTGCGCACTCCACCGACTGCCATGAGGTTCACGCGCGCATCACGCCACACAGCCTCCGCCTCAAGGACCTCCGCGCCTCCTACGTCTGCCTCACCGGCGGCACCATCACGCCCATCCTCTACGGCAAACCGTGGCTGGAGAAGCCCGCCCTTTACTACTGGCGCACCATGGGCTTCTATAAGGAGCTCGGTGTCTCCGACTGGTCCGCGCGAATACCCTCGGCCACCGGCGCGCTGGCCCTCATCATCCTCGCCTTCCTGCATCTGCGAAGATTCAGGCCTGGAGGCCACCTCGACGCCGCACTCATCATGGTCAGTTGCGTCGCCATCGTCGCCTTCGCCCGAGGCGCGTCCACGGACATGCAGCTAGCCGCGCCCTTCTGTATAGGCATGCTCGGTTGGTACGCCTGGTATGAGACCGGGAAGAAATTCTGGCTCTTCGATCTCTACTTCTTCAACGCGGCTGCAACCCTAGCCAAAGGCCCTGTCGCGCCCTTCATGGCGCTTGTCATCATCTGCCTCTTCCTCGGCCTTCGCCGTGAGTGGTCAGCCCTCCGCCGCACCATCTGGATTCCCGGCGTCCTCCTCTACTTTGCGATGGTTCTGCCCTGGTACATCGCCGTCCAGCGCCGCAACCCCACCTTCTTCCGCGAATTCTTCCTCGAGCACAACCTCGAGCGCTACGCCACCGATCTCTACCGCCACCACCAGCCGGCGTATTACTACATCATCGTCCTCATCCTCGGCCTCATGCCCTGGACGGTGCTCTCCATCCGCGCCCTCATCGACGGCCTTCAAATCTCCATCGCCGAGTGGGCTGTCCGCTTCAAGCCGCAGCGTTACGTCGGCCACGTCCGCGCCGGCGACGCCTTTCCTGAGTTCCTCGTCCTCTGGGCGCTCTTTCCCATCATCTTCTTCTCGTTCTCTGGTTCAAAACTTCCCGGCTACATCCTGCCGTCCATACCACCGCTGGCCATCCTCACCGGCGACTATCTCTTCCGCATCCGTCGCACCGGAATCCCCGCGTGGCTGCTCTACGCCCACGCCGCCGCCACCGGAGTCATTACCTTCGTCCTTCTGCTCTGCCCGCAATACATGGTCTACCAGCGCATCATCCCCGCGCCCATTGAGTTCGTTAAGGCAGCCATCGGCGGCATTCTCGCGGCCCTCCTGGTTATCATCGTCGTTCGCCGCAACGGCGTGCAGCTCATCCGCACGGCCACTCTCATTCCGCTGGCCCTGCTCCTCTACTTCCTTCTCGGACGCAACGGCCACCTGCTCGACCTCAACTACTCCGCCCGTCCGCTGGCGCGCGAGATCGCCAAGGCCGCCCCTGACGTTACCCCGGTCGCCGAGCTCGACGTCCGTCGCGACCTCGTCTACGGCCTCGCCTTCTACCGCAATCAGGAAGTCCTCAACTACGCCAACGACGGCATCCCGTCCGAAGAGCACATCCTCGTCATCCCTACCCACGACACCGGCGACCTTGACCATCTCCTCCAGGGCCGCGTCTACCAACAGCTCTTCCTCTACGAAACGCAAGGCCTCTCCGTCTACAAGGTCTACCCCCGCAGCTGAACGCTCTACACTGTTACCTCACCACACCGGCAACATTCTTGGGTGCCCCATTCATGGCGGCTCTATCGAACATGAGTGGGGTGACGAACTCTGACTGCGCGCCCCATGACCTCGGCCCCTCAACTCGACGTCCTCGACCTCCGCCACTTCTCCGCGTCGCAGCTTCATCCCCTCTTGCGCGAGGAGGCCGCGCGCTGGCAAAACCGCCTCCAGTGGGACTACGCCCACGCCACCAACATCCTCCTCGACTACCTCGAAGGCCGCATCCTTCCCGGCCTCGTCGCCGTCGACACAGCCGACGGCAACCGCATCCTCGGCTATGCCTTCCACGTCTTCGAGGGCTCCAAGGCGGTCATCGGCGACATCTATGCCTTCGGTGAAACCGAGTCCACCACCAACCCCGTCGGCGACCTGCTCCTGCGCCACACTCTCGAAACCCTGCAAGCCACTCCCGGCGTCGACCGCATCGAGTCGCAGCTCCTGATGTATCCCGCCGGCGCCCTCGCAGCTCCCTTCCGCGAGCATCACTTCCGCGCCTACCCGCGCCTCTTCATGGTCCGCGATCTAACCCAGCCGCTCGCCCACCAGCAGCACCCCAGCCACACCGACATGTGGTCGCTCCTTCGCGAGCACAACCTCACGCTCCACACCTGGCATCCCGCCTTCTACGAAGGTGCCGCAGGCCTCATCCACCGCTGCTACGCAGGCCACATGGACGCCGAGATCAACGACCAGTACAAGACCTTCCACGGCGCCCAGCGTTTCCTCCACAACATCATCCGCTTCCCCGGCTGTGGTATCTTCGACGCCGAAGACTCATGGGTGCTCCGCGACGCCCACACCGCCGAGATGAAGGCCATGCTCCTCTGTTCCCGCATCCGTTACGACGTCGGCCACATCACCCAGATCTGCGTCGCCCCGGCACTGCGCGGCAACGGCCTCGGCGAGTTGCTGCTCAACTACTGCGCCGCCCAGGGCGCCCACCGCGGCCTCACCAGCCTCTCGCTCACAGTCACAGAGGCCAACATCCGCGCCCAATGCCTCTACAGCAGCAACGGTTTCACACAACGACACCGCTTCGAAGCCATGGTCTGGGATAGATAAGCTCCACCAGCCAGCATCGCAATCAGATTCGTCCACGAAGGGGTGCAGGAGATGAATGCCGTTACCCGATCCACCCGAAACACACGAAAAAGAACCGTCGCAACCGATCAACTCTCTCTACAGCAAGCCAAACGAAGGCTCCTGCGCGATGCCGCACGTCCAGAAGAGCTGCGCGACGTTGCCTTTCGCCGCATGATCCTCGCCATTCCTCCCGGCCGCGTCAGCACCTACGGCAAAGTAGCCGCCGCAGCTGGATACCCGCTCTATCACCGCGCCGTTGCACGTCTTCTGCGTACAGACCCACCCGACAATCTCCCCTGGCACCGCGTCCTCGGCGCGGGTGGCGAGATCAAGCTCCCCGGCGAAGCAGCCCGCGAGCAGCGTTCACGACTCAAACTCGAAGGCGTCCGCTTCCGCGGCGACAGAGTCGACATGGAACACCACGAGTACGCATTCAAACCCTGGGAGATCTACGAATGAACGCCATGCAACGGATCGAAGTCGAGCGCGACGGCCAGACCGCCGTACTCGACTACACCATCGAGCCAGCCGGCACACTCACCATCTGGCACGTCGAAACCCCATTCGCCCTGCGCGGCCGCGGCATCGCAGGCGAGCTCGTCGAGCAGGCACGCGCACTCGCAGAGCAGCGCCACCTCACACTGCACCCCGTCTGCCCCTTCGCAAAGACCTACCTCGCCAGCAACCCTACTCTACGTGGTAGTTCGGGGCCTCGCGCGTAATCACCACATCATGCACATGGCTCTCGCGCAGCCCCGCGCCGCTGATCCGGATGAACCGCGCCTTCGTCTGTAGCTCTTCAATCGTGCCGCAACCCAGGTAGCCCATGCCCGACTTCAGCCCGCCCACCAACTGATACACCATCGCCTCCAGCGGCCCACGGTGCGGCACGCGTCCTTCGATGCCCTCCGGCACAAACTTCGCCAATCGATTCCCGCCGTTCGCATCGCGCGCCACGACTGACGTCCGCCCATCCGTCGCGATATCGTCCTTGCCCTGGAAGTACCGCTCGCCCGACCCCTGCGCCATCGCGCTCAACGAGCCCATGCCGCGATACGCCTTGAATGAGCGCCCCTGGTACAGAATCGTCTCACCCGGACTCTCGTCCACACCGGCAAACAGCGAGCCCATCATACAAACGCTCGCACCCGCGGCCATCGCCTTCGTAATATCACCCGAGTACTTGATGCCGCCGTCCGCAATGATCGCGATGCCGCGTTCCTTCGCCGCGCGATACGCCTCGCTGATCGCCGTAATCTGCGGCATGCCCGCGCCCGTCACCATGCGCGTCGTGCAGATAGACCCCGGCCCGATGCCCACCTTCACCGCATCCGCACCGGCCTCGATCAGCGCCTTCGTACCTTCATACGTCGCCACGTTTCCGGCAAACAGGTCCACCTCAGGAAAGCGCCGCTTCACCTCGCGCACCGCCTCCAGCACCCGCTCGGAGTGCCCGTGCGCCGAGTCGATCGCCAGCGCATCCACCCGCATCTTCACCAGCTCTTCAGCGCGCTCCATATAGTCGCCCGTCGCGCCGATCGCGCCGGCCACGCGCAGCCGCCCCTGCGAATCCTTGCTCGCATTCGGATACTTCAATTTCTTTTGAATGTCCTTGACCGTGATCAATCCCTTCAGCTCATAGGCATCGTTCACCACCAGCAGCTTCTCCACGCGGTGCTGATGCAGAATATGTTCGGCCTGCTCCAGCGTCGTGCCCACCGGCACCGTGATCAGGTTCTCCTTGGTCATCACCTCGCCAATCGGAATGTCCGTGCGCGAGACAAACCGCAGATCGCGGTTCGTCAGAATGCCCACCAGCTTGCCCTGCTTCGTCACCGGCACGCCGCTGATCTTGAACCGCCGCATCACATCGAGCGCATCGGCGATCGGCCGTTCGGGCTCGATCGTCACCGGGTCAACGATCATGCCGCTCTCCGACCGTTTCACCTTGTCGATCTCCCCGGCCTGCTGTTCCACCGTCAGGTTGCGATGCACCACACCCAGTCCGCCCTGCTGTGCAATCGCAATCGCCAACCGCGACTCGGTCACCGTATCCATCGCGGCAGACATCAACGGCGTCGCCAGCGTAATTCTCTTCGTCAACTGCACCTGTGTGCTCACCTGCGTCGGCACAACATCGGAGTAAGCGGGGACCAGCAGCACGTCGTCGAACGTGAGCGCTTCGGGAATTTGGCTCTCAATCATAATTCTCTATTGTTGCATCCCACGTGCCGAATTGCATGAATCTCCCTATTTGCACCATAAAACACGCCGATTCCACCTTGTACTGAAACCTTCCCAGCACTCCAGTCGTGTATCTTTTGAAATCACCACACAACTTCTTCCACCGAGGCACCCGTATGCTCTCCACAACCACCCAGAGCCGTTCCTTGTCCCTCGTCTCCATAGCCATCGCCGCGCCCCTGCTCTTTGCCGCGACCACCCTCGCGCAGACCGCCATCACCTACCAGAAGCCCCCCGCGCCCATCGAGCAGCTACTCGACGCCCCCGCGACGCCCACCGTCTCCGTCGCCCCCAACGGCCTCACCCTGCTCATCGCGCAGCCGCAGAGCTTCCCCAGCATCGCCGAGGTCGCCCGGCCCCGCTATCGCCTCGCCGGCATCCGCTTCAACCCGCGCAACGCCGGCCCCAGCGTCACGGCCGACAGCATCGAGCTCCGCCTGCAGACCATCGCCCCCGGCTCTCCCAAAGCCATCACCGGCCTGCCCCCCGCTCTCCGCGCCTCCGACATCCTCTGGTCGCCCGACTCAAAACACATCGCCTTCGTCCAACGCTCCGAGGCCGCCCTCGACCTCTGGGTCATCGACATTGCCACCGCCCACGCCCACCGCGTCGGCCTGCTCAAGCTCAACTCCGTCCTCGGACGCCCCTGCGCCTGGCTGCCCAACTCCGCCGGCCTCCTCTGCAAGACCGTCCCCGCCACCCGCGGCCCCGCCCCCAAAATCAGCGAAGTCCCCACCGGCCCCCACGTCTCGGAAAACCTCGGCAAAGTCACTCCCGCGCCCACCTACGAGGACATGCTCTCCACCCCCGACGACGAAAACATCTTCGAGTACTACGCCACCTCGCAGCTCGTCGAAATCCCCCTCACCGGCCCCGCGCATCCGCTCCCCCTCAAAGGCCTCATCGGCGCCGCTATGCCCTCGCCCGACGGCCATTACGCACTCGTCGAGCTCTACCACCGCCCCTTCAGCTACACCGTCCCCTACCAGCGCTTCCCCCTCAAAACCGAGGTCGTCACCCTCAAAACCGGCACCGCCAAAGTCCTTCTCGACCGCCCCGTTGTCGACAACCTCCCCATCTCCCGCGATGCCGTAGAGCCCGGCCCGCGCGACTACCAGTGGCGCTCCGACGTTCCCTCAACTCTCGTCTGGGTAGAAGCCGCCAACGGCGGTCTCCCCACCCCCAAAGCTCCCGTCGCCGACTACGTCAAAGCCCTCCCCGCACCCTTCACCGGCGAGCCCACCACCATCCTTGAAGCTCCGCTTCGCCTCGCCCGCGCCTTCAACGGAGCCAGCGGCGGCGCCCGCGGCCTCGAATGGGGCAACGCCCACCTCGCCATCGCCACCGTCTCCCGCTTCTCCGACCGCAAGTCGATGATCCTGGCCTTCGATCCCTCAACCCCCGGCAAGGTCACAACGATCTACGAAGGTTCCTCGCAGGACCGCTACCACAGCCCCGGCCGCCCGCTCACAGTGATGAACACCGCCGGCCACCCCGTCCTCAAGCTCTCATCCGATGCCCAATCGATCTACTTCCTCTCCGACGGCGCCAGCCGCACCGGCGACAAGCCCTTCATCGCCACCATGCCTCTCACCGGCGGCAAGGAAACCATCCTCTACCGCTCCACCGACCCGTACTACATCCAGCCCGTCGCAGTCCTCCCCGGCGAAAAGCTCCTCGTCCGCCGCGAGTCCCAGACCGAGTCCCCCAACTACTTCACCGCCTCGCTCTCCGATCCGGCCACAGCCCTCACCCAGATCACCACCTTCCCCTCCCCCTACGCCGGCATCAACATGCCGACGCACGAGGTCCTCCACTACAAGCGCGCCGACGGCCTCGACCTCACCGCAACCCTCTGGCTTCCCTACGGCTACACCAAGTCGCAGGGCCCGCTGCCCACCCTCATGGAGGCCTACCCCGCCGAGTTCAAGACCCGCGCCGCCGCCAGCCAGGTCGCCGGCTCGCCCAACCGCTTCCCCACCTTCGGCTGGGGCGGCTCGCCGGTCTACTTCACACAGATCGGCTACGCCGTCCTCGAAAACGCCGCCATCCCCATCATCGGCGAAGGCGACAAGCAGCCCAACGACACCTACGTCCAGCAGCTCGTCGACGGTGCCAAAGCAGCAGTCGACGCCGGCGTCGCCACCGGCACCGTCGACCGCAACCGCGTCGGCGTCATGGGCCACAGCTACGGCGCCTTCATGACCGCCAACCTCCTCGCGCACACCGACATCTTCCGCGCCGGCATCGCCCGCTCCGGAGCCTACAACCGCACCCTCACCCCCTACGGCTTCCAGAACGAGGAGCGCACTTACTGGCAGGACCCCAAGGTCTACTTCGATATGTCGCCCTTCAGCTACGCCGACAAGATCAAGACCCCCATCCTCCTCATCCACGGCGAAGCCGACGACAACACCGGCACCTTCCCCATCCAGAGCGAGCGCTTCTACGCCGCCCTCAAGGGCCAGGGAGCCACCGTCCGCCTCGTCTTCCTCCCCCTCGAACCCCACCACTACGGCGCCCACGAAAGCCTGCAGCACATGCTCTGGGAGATGTCCCGCTGGCTCGACACCTACGTCAAACCCGAAACCTCACCCGCCACCAAATCTGCGGAATAGCCGCGGCTATGAATATTGGGTTGAATACGCCTTCGCATCTCAAAGCGTATTCAACCAAACATTTCTCAGAACGACGCGTCACGACTCGTTGTACACTTTCGGCAACTCATCCCGCTTGACACAGGTGATCCATGCCTCGCTTCATGTTTCGTCTTCCATTGCTTGTCCTTTTGCTGGCCGCACCGCTCTTCTCCGAAAGCAAAAACCCCGCAGATTATCCGCTGCGCATCCACATATTCGGTCATAACCAGACGACCTTCTACCACAACCGTTCAGAGGATGAGGCCAAGGGCGAAGGGCGCGCCAATCTCTTCGAAAACGGAGACGTCCACGCCGTGGATTTCAGCTTCGACTGCTCGGACAGGCTGAAGAACTCCTTCGGTTATGAAACCTATCCGGCCAGATGGAAGAAGCCCCATCAGGAACTTACGGTCCTGATGCCCGTCTTCGGAAAGTCCAATGCGTTCTTCACCTGCACGATCAAGACCGACGTAAAGGACTACGCCTACACCGCGCACAACGGCAGCATGTCCTCTGAACCCAGCGCTGCCTTCAAGACGTGGATGGTAAAGCACGACTACGATCCGGAGCACGGCAAGAATGAACCTATCCGCTCCGTCTCCCCTGCCGGCCCCACAAACACGGCTTCTCCCAAATAGCAGCCGGTCATTGCGCTTCGCGCCGGGAACCTATGCCGCAGCAGTCAATGCATCCTCGAGATCCCTCGGATGCCCAATAGGGCTCGGCGCGGAGACATCCTCCCAGACACCTTGCTTTGCCTGTGACCCGGATGTACCATGGTTGTCAGCAGACGAGTTTGTTCTGCCGCAGTCGCCCAGACCACCGGATGGCGTCGCCGTGAGCACACCGGCAAAAACGGCGGAGTAGATGAGTGAGCGAAAGCTCACTTTTTGTTTGCTTTAAACACAGGCTACGCCCCGGCCTCAAACGCCCCGGCCCCGCCTTGCATCTCAGCTTCAGACAAGGCCCAATCGCACCATGGCACTTCAGCTCGATACAATTCGCGCCACCGCCGACCGCGTCGCCGCCTCGCACCACCTTGACCTCGTCGACCTCGAGTTCACCGGCGGCGCCAAGCACCGTACACTCCGCGTCTTCCTCGAAAAGGACGCAGCCGCCCGCGCCGAATTCGCTGCCAAGGCCGCAGCCGACGAGGAAGCAGGCCTGCCCAAAGGCGTCCCCGTTGAAACCCTCTCCTTCGTCACCCACGAAGACTGCGCCAACTTCGCCCGCGACTTCGGCACCGTCCTCGACGTCGAAGACCTCATCCCCGGCGCCGAGTACACCCTCGAAGTCAGCTCCCCCGGCCTCGAGCGCAAGCTCCTCCGCCCCGCCGACTACACCCGCTTCACGGGCTCCCTCATCAAGCTCCAGACTTTCTCGGCCATCGAAAACAACCGCCACTTCACCGGCCGCCTCTCAACATTCGACGGCACCCAACTCACCCTCGACCTCAGCGCCATCAAACAGAAGGGCAAAGCGAAAAAAGCGCTCACCGCCCAGACCGTAACGATTTCGCTCGCCAACGTCGAGAAGGCCAACCTAGTAGCAGAAATCTGAAGAAAGGCAGGCAATAGCACGTAGATCGAAGCAGCGAAAATCCGTTTGCTACTCCCTACTCTCTATTCCCTAATCCCTGTTTCCAATGTCAAGCCCCCTGTACCAGTCCATCGAGATCCTCAGCCGCGAAAAGGGCATCGACCCCGCGATCGTCGTCGGCGCCGTTGAAGACGCCATCGCCCTCGCCACGCGCAAGTTCTATAAGACCGTCGAAAACATGCGCGGCGAGATGGACAAGGAGACCGGCGAGATCCGCGCCTACGTCTACAAGACCGTCGTCGAAACACCCGAGCTCGTCGAGGACCCCGACAACCAGCTCACCATCGAGCAGGCCCGCGAGATCGCGCCCGAAGTCGAAGTCGGCGGCGAGCTCCGCTTCTACAAGGACACCTCTCCCCTCGGCCGCATCGCCGCCCAGATGGCCAAGCAGGTCATCTTCCAGAAAGTCCGCGAAGCCGAGCGCGACACCGTCTTCAACGAGTACGGCAACCGCGTCGGCGAGATCCTCAACGCCACCGTCAAGCGCCTTGAGCCCATGGACGTCATCTTCGACCTCGGCAAGGCTGAAGCCCGCATGCCCAAGCGTGAGCAGTCGCGCCTCGAGCAGTTCGCCATCGGCGAGCGCGTCCGTGTCGTCCTCCTCCGCGTCGACCGAGCTGCAAAAGGCCCGCAGGTCATCGTCTCCCGCGCCGCGCCGGCACTGGTCCAGTCGCTCTTCCAGTCCGAGGTCCCCGAGATCTACGACGGCACCGTCACCGTGCGCGCCATCGCCCGCGAAGCCGGCGAGCGCACCAAGATCGCCGTCCAGTCCCGCGACAAGGACGTCGACCCCGTCGGCGCTTGCGTCGGCATGAAGGGCATGCGCGTCCAGTCCATCATCCGCGAGCTCCGCGGCGAAAAGATCGACATCATCGAGTACTCCGACGAGATCACCACCTTCGCCGAAAAGGCCCTGCAGCCCGCCAAGGTCAGCCGCGTCAGCATCACCGACCTCGCCGAAAAGCAGCTCGAAGTCATCGTCGACGACACCCAGCTCTCGCTCGCCATCGGCAAGAAGGGCCAGAACGTCCGCCTCGCCGCCAAGCTCCTCCAGTGGAAGATCGACATCAAGTCCGAAGAGGAGAAGCGCCAGGAGGTCGAGCAGCAGATGTCCGGCATGGGCAGCGGCCCCGCCACGCCCATCGAGCAGGTCACCGAGCTCGGCGAATCCGTCATGGAAAAGCTCATCGCCGCCGGCATCACCACCGTCGAGTCCCTCGCCGACATGACCGCCGAAGAGCTCGGCGAGATCCCCGGCATCGGCGACAAGACCGTCGAGAAGATCGCCGTCGCCGTCCGCCACTACTTCGGCCAGTACGAAGAAGGCGAAGAGCGTCCGGCAGCTCCCACACCCACCTCCGAGCCCTCGCTCGCAGGCGGTGAGGAGGCTGTAGCCGCCGCAGCCAGCGATGGCGAAGCCGCATCTCATGACCCGGAGGTGCACTCCATGACCCACACCCCTGAAGAGATTCTCGCCGACCAGGCCGCCCGCTCCGGCGAAACCGAAGAGGTGAACGGCTTCTCTGCCGAGGACCTCGCCGCCGTCGAGGAGGACGAGTCCCTCTCCGACGCCAACGACGACAACGACGCCCGCGAAGAGCGCATCGAGCAGGACAACGACACCCTCGACACCCTCGTCGACGAGGCCCAGGAGAACTCCTCCGAAGGCATCGACGACTAACTTCAACCCGGAGGGGAGTAGGAGCCGCCTAAGTGCTCCTGCTTCCTTCAACCCGGAGGGAGCAGGGGCCTTCAGGCCCCTGAAAACCTGCTCGGTCTCCTCGGGCTTTAGCCCTGGCGACTTGGCACCGCCGCTCCCGCCGCCGAAACCCATCTCTTGCAAGAAGCGGCTACAATAGAGTTATCGCTGCTCGCAACAGCGCTTCAACGGAACAAAGAATTGCCGCGCTCGGAGGTGAAAGCCTCTGCACGCAAATCCTGCTTCACTGAGGCTGATATGAACAGCTAACGCGTAGAGGAACACAAGCGAGTCCGGCCCATCCCCGCCGGCCTCAAGAAGGATTGAATGAGCAAAGTTCGAATCAACGATCTTGCACGAGAGATGGAAGTTAAGAGCAACGCCATCCTCGATGCTCTCAAGGCGGTTGGCGTCACCGAGAAAAAGACGCACTCCAGCTCCATCGAAGAAGATGAAGCCGAGAAGGTGCGCGGCTACTTCAACCGCGGCTCCCGCACCTCTGCGCGCCCCGCCCCGGCCGAGAAGAAGGAATCTTTCAACCTCTCGCATGTCTCCAAGCCCGGCGATGCGCTCAAGGCCATCCTCGAGCGCAAGCAGGCTGAAGCCGCCGCCAAGGCTGCTCCCCCGCAGCGTCCCGCTGTCGCCGTGGTCGCCCCGGCCAGGCCCGCTGTCGCCGCTGCGCCGCCCGCAGCTTCCGTCGCGCGCCCTGCGGCACCGCCGCCTGCCGCCGCCCCCGCACCGGAGCCTCAGCAGCCGCCCGCGCCGCGCCGCATCGTTCCTCTGCCGCGTCCCCCGGCTCCTGTCTATGTAGTAGCGCCACCCGCCGCCCGGCCCGCGCCCGGTGCCGTCGTGGCTCGTCCTCCGGCAGCCCCCGCCGTCGCCGCTGTACCGCCCGCAGCTCCGGTCGTGGTCAAGCCCGCACCCGCAGCGCCTGCCGTAGTTGCCGCACCAGCGCCTACGCCAGCAC carries:
- a CDS encoding glycosyltransferase family 39 protein, which produces MTDTPQSVELVTEDPAAAGASASSALGSFLQRLRGMVHTRLGLDLGELAVLLVFSCYFLFYGLVPLFGGDQLGLVGADEPRYAQIAREMLAAHSTDCHEVHARITPHSLRLKDLRASYVCLTGGTITPILYGKPWLEKPALYYWRTMGFYKELGVSDWSARIPSATGALALIILAFLHLRRFRPGGHLDAALIMVSCVAIVAFARGASTDMQLAAPFCIGMLGWYAWYETGKKFWLFDLYFFNAAATLAKGPVAPFMALVIICLFLGLRREWSALRRTIWIPGVLLYFAMVLPWYIAVQRRNPTFFREFFLEHNLERYATDLYRHHQPAYYYIIVLILGLMPWTVLSIRALIDGLQISIAEWAVRFKPQRYVGHVRAGDAFPEFLVLWALFPIIFFSFSGSKLPGYILPSIPPLAILTGDYLFRIRRTGIPAWLLYAHAAATGVITFVLLLCPQYMVYQRIIPAPIEFVKAAIGGILAALLVIIVVRRNGVQLIRTATLIPLALLLYFLLGRNGHLLDLNYSARPLAREIAKAAPDVTPVAELDVRRDLVYGLAFYRNQEVLNYANDGIPSEEHILVIPTHDTGDLDHLLQGRVYQQLFLYETQGLSVYKVYPRS
- a CDS encoding GNAT family N-acetyltransferase, with the translated sequence MTSAPQLDVLDLRHFSASQLHPLLREEAARWQNRLQWDYAHATNILLDYLEGRILPGLVAVDTADGNRILGYAFHVFEGSKAVIGDIYAFGETESTTNPVGDLLLRHTLETLQATPGVDRIESQLLMYPAGALAAPFREHHFRAYPRLFMVRDLTQPLAHQQHPSHTDMWSLLREHNLTLHTWHPAFYEGAAGLIHRCYAGHMDAEINDQYKTFHGAQRFLHNIIRFPGCGIFDAEDSWVLRDAHTAEMKAMLLCSRIRYDVGHITQICVAPALRGNGLGELLLNYCAAQGAHRGLTSLSLTVTEANIRAQCLYSSNGFTQRHRFEAMVWDR
- a CDS encoding MGMT family protein, with translation MILAIPPGRVSTYGKVAAAAGYPLYHRAVARLLRTDPPDNLPWHRVLGAGGEIKLPGEAAREQRSRLKLEGVRFRGDRVDMEHHEYAFKPWEIYE
- a CDS encoding GNAT family N-acetyltransferase, with amino-acid sequence MNAMQRIEVERDGQTAVLDYTIEPAGTLTIWHVETPFALRGRGIAGELVEQARALAEQRHLTLHPVCPFAKTYLASNPTLRGSSGPRA
- the guaB gene encoding IMP dehydrogenase; amino-acid sequence: MIESQIPEALTFDDVLLVPAYSDVVPTQVSTQVQLTKRITLATPLMSAAMDTVTESRLAIAIAQQGGLGVVHRNLTVEQQAGEIDKVKRSESGMIVDPVTIEPERPIADALDVMRRFKISGVPVTKQGKLVGILTNRDLRFVSRTDIPIGEVMTKENLITVPVGTTLEQAEHILHQHRVEKLLVVNDAYELKGLITVKDIQKKLKYPNASKDSQGRLRVAGAIGATGDYMERAEELVKMRVDALAIDSAHGHSERVLEAVREVKRRFPEVDLFAGNVATYEGTKALIEAGADAVKVGIGPGSICTTRMVTGAGMPQITAISEAYRAAKERGIAIIADGGIKYSGDITKAMAAGASVCMMGSLFAGVDESPGETILYQGRSFKAYRGMGSLSAMAQGSGERYFQGKDDIATDGRTSVVARDANGGNRLAKFVPEGIEGRVPHRGPLEAMVYQLVGGLKSGMGYLGCGTIEELQTKARFIRISGAGLRESHVHDVVITREAPNYHVE
- a CDS encoding prolyl oligopeptidase family serine peptidase — encoded protein: MLSTTTQSRSLSLVSIAIAAPLLFAATTLAQTAITYQKPPAPIEQLLDAPATPTVSVAPNGLTLLIAQPQSFPSIAEVARPRYRLAGIRFNPRNAGPSVTADSIELRLQTIAPGSPKAITGLPPALRASDILWSPDSKHIAFVQRSEAALDLWVIDIATAHAHRVGLLKLNSVLGRPCAWLPNSAGLLCKTVPATRGPAPKISEVPTGPHVSENLGKVTPAPTYEDMLSTPDDENIFEYYATSQLVEIPLTGPAHPLPLKGLIGAAMPSPDGHYALVELYHRPFSYTVPYQRFPLKTEVVTLKTGTAKVLLDRPVVDNLPISRDAVEPGPRDYQWRSDVPSTLVWVEAANGGLPTPKAPVADYVKALPAPFTGEPTTILEAPLRLARAFNGASGGARGLEWGNAHLAIATVSRFSDRKSMILAFDPSTPGKVTTIYEGSSQDRYHSPGRPLTVMNTAGHPVLKLSSDAQSIYFLSDGASRTGDKPFIATMPLTGGKETILYRSTDPYYIQPVAVLPGEKLLVRRESQTESPNYFTASLSDPATALTQITTFPSPYAGINMPTHEVLHYKRADGLDLTATLWLPYGYTKSQGPLPTLMEAYPAEFKTRAAASQVAGSPNRFPTFGWGGSPVYFTQIGYAVLENAAIPIIGEGDKQPNDTYVQQLVDGAKAAVDAGVATGTVDRNRVGVMGHSYGAFMTANLLAHTDIFRAGIARSGAYNRTLTPYGFQNEERTYWQDPKVYFDMSPFSYADKIKTPILLIHGEADDNTGTFPIQSERFYAALKGQGATVRLVFLPLEPHHYGAHESLQHMLWEMSRWLDTYVKPETSPATKSAE
- the rimP gene encoding ribosome maturation factor RimP — translated: MALQLDTIRATADRVAASHHLDLVDLEFTGGAKHRTLRVFLEKDAAARAEFAAKAAADEEAGLPKGVPVETLSFVTHEDCANFARDFGTVLDVEDLIPGAEYTLEVSSPGLERKLLRPADYTRFTGSLIKLQTFSAIENNRHFTGRLSTFDGTQLTLDLSAIKQKGKAKKALTAQTVTISLANVEKANLVAEI
- the nusA gene encoding transcription termination factor NusA, which translates into the protein MSSPLYQSIEILSREKGIDPAIVVGAVEDAIALATRKFYKTVENMRGEMDKETGEIRAYVYKTVVETPELVEDPDNQLTIEQAREIAPEVEVGGELRFYKDTSPLGRIAAQMAKQVIFQKVREAERDTVFNEYGNRVGEILNATVKRLEPMDVIFDLGKAEARMPKREQSRLEQFAIGERVRVVLLRVDRAAKGPQVIVSRAAPALVQSLFQSEVPEIYDGTVTVRAIAREAGERTKIAVQSRDKDVDPVGACVGMKGMRVQSIIRELRGEKIDIIEYSDEITTFAEKALQPAKVSRVSITDLAEKQLEVIVDDTQLSLAIGKKGQNVRLAAKLLQWKIDIKSEEEKRQEVEQQMSGMGSGPATPIEQVTELGESVMEKLIAAGITTVESLADMTAEELGEIPGIGDKTVEKIAVAVRHYFGQYEEGEERPAAPTPTSEPSLAGGEEAVAAAASDGEAASHDPEVHSMTHTPEEILADQAARSGETEEVNGFSAEDLAAVEEDESLSDANDDNDAREERIEQDNDTLDTLVDEAQENSSEGIDD